In Campylobacter massiliensis, the DNA window AGCGATGATAGCCGTATTTTTCGGACGTCTAGCCTCAAATAGCTCGGAAACGCGCGGCAAACCGCCCGTGATGTCTTTCGACTTCGCGACGGCTTTAGGCGTCTTGGCCAGGATGTCGGCTTGCTTCACTACTTCGTCGTTGGCTACGAATATCGCGGTTTTTGGCTCTAGCTGATAGCGGATCATTTTGCCTTCATCGGTACTGATCACGATCGTAGGCTTGATGCCAGAAGGCAGATACTCGTTGATAACCAAACGGCTCTGGCCGGTCGCCTCGTCATACTGCTCTGCGGCGCTATAACCAGGCTCGATATCCTCATATGTCACTCTACCTGCAGCCTCGGCGATGATCGGCGTAGAGTACGGATCCCACTCTGCTATGACGGTTTTTTCTTGGCTCTCAGGCTCAGAGATGACCGCTTTGCTATCCACGATGTCGCTATCGTTTGCTTTGATGATAGAGTTTCGCGGGATATAGTAGCGAACCGCTTCTCTGTCGTCCTCATCGGCAACTACGACAAATAATCCTTTTTCAGTTACGACGTGACCCTTTTTGATATTTCTTAAGCGCTCTAAATAATCGCCCTTTAGGATATAAAATTTAAGCACGCCGTTTGCGCCCGCAAGGATTTTCTTAGCGATCGGCTCGCCGTCTTCTACCTTTATCTCGCTAGCAAACGGGATACGTTTCGGTACGTTCCAGCCCTCTTTGATGACTTCTGCGATACTTTCATTCTCTTTAACAATGTCGCCATCGGCATAAGGGATGTAAATTTTACCCTCAACCTTACCGCTAACGCCAGCTAGCTCGTTAGGTTTGGCCAGATCGCCTCTTCTTAGAGTATATTTTACCTCTTCTTTTTTACCTTTTACGATGATGTTTACGTCCTCGTGAGCGATCTCGATCTCGATCTTTCCGTCAAACGGAGCTTTGATCTTAGGCTCGACGAGCAAGACGGCCGAGTTTCTGCGATTTGCTACGATTCTCTTGCCGCCGTTTTCGTAAACGTTTAGATTGTAGTATCTTATAAAGCCCTCTTTTTGCGCGACGACTTGGTAGTCTTGCTGCTCAGTCGATGCCGTACCGCCGATGTGGAAGGTTCTTAGCGTTAGCTGAGTGCCAGGTTCGCCGATAGACTGAGCCGAGATGATGCCGACGGCTTCGCCCGGTTTTACCAGCTTTCCTTCGCCCAAATTCACGCCGTAGCATTTCGCGCAAACGCCTTTTGCGGCTTTACAAGTTATTGGAGTCCTGATGCTTACCGATTTTATACCCGCTTCGGTTATCGCTTTGGCTTTTTCTTCGTCTATTAGCGTACCTTCGCTAAATAGCACCTCGTTTGCTATCGGATCGATCACGTCGTCGGCTAGCACTCGGCCTAAAATTCTCTCTTCCAAGCTCTCGATAAGCTCGCCGTTATCGGTGATCTCGGTGATCTCAACGCCCTCGTGAGTACCGCAGTCGTGCATAGTGACTTTCACGTTTTGCGCGACGTCGATTAGCTTCCTGGTTAGGTATCCGGCATTCGCCGTTTTTAGCGCGGTATCCGCAAGACCTTTTCTGGCACCGTGGGTTGAGTTAAAGTACTCAAGAACGTTTAGACCTTCGCGGAAGTTTGATATGATCGGCGTCTCGATGATCGAGCCATCAGGCTTCGCCATAAGACCGCGCATACCGGCTAGCTGGCGAATTTGCGCCGCAGAACCTCTCGCGCCGCTATCGGCCATCATATAAATCGAGTTAAACCCGCCCTTGTCCCCCTGGATAAGCTTCATCATCTCACCCGCGACGACGTTATTCGTATCTGTCCAAATGTCAATGATTTTATTGTATCTCTCGGAGTCTGTTAACAAGCCCGCGCCGTACTGATTTTGTATCTCGCGGACTTTTTTCTTGGCTTCGTTGATATATTTTTGTTTGCTGTCAGGCACGATGATGTCAGCAATAGAGATCGAGATGCCGGCTTTTGTCGCATAGCGGAAGCCCAAATTTTTGAGCTTATCCAAAAATCCCGCCGTTACCTCAAGGCCGCCGTTTTTATAAACGTAATCAACCAAATTTGCGATATCTTTTTTCTTCATAACCCTGTTCCACATATTTTCAGGAACAAAATCAGGCAGAATCGAGCGAATGATCAAGCGACCCGCAGTCGTAAACAGCGTCTTGCCGTCGATCATCGTTTTGATTTTCGAGTGCACTTCTAGGCAGTGCGCTTCCTCGGCAATCATTACTTCATCTACGGATGCGAAAATTTTGTTCGCTCCCTTGCTATCGGTCTTTTCTAGGCTTAGGTAGTAAATTCCCAAAACCATATCCTGGCTAGGAACCGTGATAGCCTTACCGCTTGCAGGAAGCAAGATATTCATCGAGCTAAGCATCAAAATTTTGCACTCTGCGATAGCTTCCTGAGATAGCGGAACGTGAACGGCCATCTGGTCGCCGTCGAAGTCCGCGTTAAATGCGGCGCAAACTAGTGGATGTAGCTGGATAGCCTTGCCTTCGACAAGCACCGGGTGAAACGCCTGGATAGATAGTTTGTGAAGCGTCGGAGCGCGGTTTAGCATGACCGGGTGATCTTTAACGACCTCCTCTAGGCACTCCCAAACCTCGTTCGTCTTATCCTCGATCATTTTCTTAGCTTGTTTTACCGTCGTAGCATAGCCCTTCTCCTCGAGGCGAGCTAGCAAATGCGGCTTAAACAGCTCAAGAGCCATTCTTTTCGGTAGTCCGCACTGATCCATGCGTAGTTTTGGTCCGACGACGATAACGGAACGACCGGAAAAATCCACGCGCTTACCGAGCAAATTTTGGCGGAAGCGACCTTGCTTACCTTTAATGATCTCAGAAAGCGATTTTAGAGGGCGTTTGTTTGCGCCTTTTACAGCATTTGCGCGTCGTCCGTTGTCAAATAACGCATCGACGGATTCTTGAAGCATACGCTTTTCGTTTCTTATAATAATCTCAGGCGCGTCAAGCTCCATAAGGCGTTTTAAACGCGCGTTTCTATTTATAACGCGGCGATACAAATCATTTACGTCAGAAACCGCAAATTTGCCGCCGTCAAGGCTGACAAGCGGGCGAAGATCCGGTGGAAGGACCGGCAAATTCGTAATCATCATCCACTCAGGACGGTTACCGGAATTTAAAAAGCTCTCAACGACTTTTAGTCTTTTTACTATGGTTTTTTTCTTGGCTTCAGAATTTGTCGCGCTGATCTCATCTTTTAGGGTATTTAAAAGCTCGACCAAATCGATATTTGCTAGTAAATCGCGGATAACTTCGCCGCCCATCCTAGCTCTAAATCCGCTCTCTTCAAAGCGAGAAGCCAAAGAGACATATTGCTCTTCGTTTAAAACGTCGAAAATTTCTACCTTTTTGCTACTTTCGGTATCGTAAAAGGCGTCGCCTACGCTCTCGACGATATACGCCTCGTAGTAAAGCACGCGCTCAAGATCTTTCATCTTTATGCCAAGTAGCGTTCCTATGCGGCTTGGGAGCGAATTTACGTACCAGATATGCGCAACCGGAGTCACGAGCTCGATGTGGCCCATTCTAGAGCGGCGCACCTTTGAGCTAGTTACCTCGACGCCGCATTTTTCGCACTTGATGCCTTTGTAACGCATTTTTTTATACTTACCGCAAAGGCACTCGTAGTCGCGGATCGGACCGAAAATCTTAGCGCAAAATAGACCGTCGCGCTCAGGTTTTAGCGTGCGGTAGTTTATGGTTTCGGGTTTTTTAACCTCGCCATGGCTCCATGACTTTATCCTCTCAGGGCTAGCCAAACGAAGCTGAAACGCTTCAAAATCGCGCGGTCTGCGTTCTTCTTTTATCTCAATAGGTTTTAACTCACTCATTATTTTCATCCTCATCGTATATCTCGACATCAAGCGCCAATGATTTTAGCTCGTTTGTTAGAACGAAAAATGTCTCAGGAATACCAGTTTCAGGCACATTCTCGCCTCTAGTTAGGGCTTTATACGCAGACAAGCGTCCCTCGACGTCGTCTGATTTGACCGTTAGCATCTCGCGAAGCGTATGAGCCGCGCCGTATGCCTCAAGCGCCCAAACCTCCATCTCTCCGAATCTTTGTCCGCCAAATAGCGCCTTACCGCCGACCGGCTGCTGAGTAACAAGGCTGTACGGTCCCGTACTTCTAGCGTGGACTTTTTCGTCGACTAGGTGGTGAAGCTTTAGCATATACATACATCCGACGTTTACGCGTTCTTTGATCTTTGAGCCCGTGCGTCCGTCGTAAAGCTCGGTCTTGCCGTCCATATCGATCTTAGCTAGCTCAAATAGTTTCATTAGCTCATCAACCCTTACGCCCTCAAATATAGGCGTGGCAAATTTGACGCCGTTAGCCCAATCTCTAGCGTAATCCAAAAGCTGCTCTTCGCTCATTTTGCCTAGAGTCTTTTTAGCATCCATAAATTTAGATGCCGAAGCTATCTCGATCATTTTAGCTCGTAGCTCTTTTATCCACTCGCCTTTTTTCTCTTGGAAAATTTGATTTATCTGCTCGCCCAAGCGGTAGCCGACAAGCCCCAAGTGGCTTTCTAAAATTTGACCGATATTCATACGACTAGGAACGCCTAACGGATTTAACACGATATCGACCGGCTGACCGCTCGGTAGATACGGCATATCGACTTCTGGGACGATGTTTGAGACGATACCTTTGTTTCCGTGGCGGCCCGCCATCTTATCGCCTACTTTTAGCTTGCGCTTGGTCGCAATGTAGACTTTGACGAGCTTAACTACGCCGCTTGGCAAGATGTCGTCTTTTTCTAAAATTTCCATCTTCGCGTCATGCTCTTCTTTGAGCTTTTTCTTCTCGTTTTGGAAATGATTTTTTATGTCATCGTATGATTTTTGAACGTCTTTTGAAAAGCCTTTAACGATCGCGCTTAGAGTAAAGCGGTTGATGTTTTCAAACTCCTCTTTATCGATCTTTTCGCCTTTTTTATAGGTTTTTTTACCGATAGTTTGAGCCGAGCTTAAAGGCGTTTTGCAAAGCAGAGCGCCCACTTTTAGCATCTCTTCGCGGTCTAGCATCAAGAGTCTATCATGGTGTTCTTTTTCAAAAGCCGCTTTTTCTTCTTCATAAACTTTATTTGAGCGATTATCTTTTTCGTGGCCTTTTTTAGTAAAAATTTTAACGTCTACGACGACGCCTTCCATAGAGGCCGTCGCGTAAAGGGATTTATTTACCACGTGACCGGCTTTTTCTCCAAAAATCGCGCGAAGCAAGCGCTCCTCAGGCGTCGGCTTAACCTCGCCTTTTGGAGAAACCTTACCGACTAGAATCATGCCGGGTTTTACCTGCGTGCCGATTTTTATTATACCGCTATCATCAAGATGAAGCAGATCTTCCTCTTTGATATTCGGGATGTCTTTAGTAATCTCCTCAACGCCGTCTTTTAGCTCGCGCGCTTCGATCTCTTTTTCGTAAATGTGCACGCTCGTAAATGCATCCTCTCGGATCATTTTTTCGCTAATTACTATCGCGTCCTCGTAGTTATAACCGTTCCACGGCATGAAAGCTATAAGGGCGTTTTTACCGATAGCCAGCTCGCCGCGCTCCATAGACGGACCGTCGGCTATGATCTGTCCAGCCGCTACGCTTTCACCTTTTTTAACGATAGGATGCTGAGAAAAGGTCGTATTTTGGTTGGTTCTTAAATTTTTCTCCATAGAGTAGTGATCGATATACGGACCAGCCTCGTCTTCGCCGAGGATAAAGATATTTTTATTGTCCACCTTTTCAACCACTCCCGCGCGTCTGGCCTTGATCGCCTCCCATGCGTCGCGAGCTACGGTGCTCTCCATACCCGTACCTACGATAGGAGCGGATGAGCGAAGTAGCGGTACCGCTTGGCGTTGCATGTTTGATCCCATTAGGGCGCGGTTTGCGTCGTCGTGTTCCAAAAACGGAATAAGCGATGCCGCAACTCCAGCTATCATGCCGGAGCAAAGGTCGATGAGTTTAACGTCCTCGCGTTTAGCTAGTATCATCTCGCCGTCTTGTCTAGCTTCGATCAAATCCTCTACTATATAGCCGCTCTCGTCAAGCACCGTCGAAGCTGGAGCGATGACCAAATTTTCCTCTTGAGTCGCCGTTAGATAAACGATCTCATCGGTTACCTTGCCATCTACGACTTTTTTATACGGAGCTTCAACAAAGCCTAGATTATTTACCTTTGCATAAGTAGAAAGGGTGTTGATAAGACCGATATTTTGACCCTCCGGAGTCTCTACCGGACAAATTCTACCGTAGTGAGTCGGGTGAACGTCGCGCACCTCAAAGCCGGCTCTATCTTTAACAAGACCACCTTCGCCAAGTGCCGAAAGTCTGCGTTTATGAGTAACTTCGCTAAGCGGGTTGGTCTGATCCATAAACTGGCTCAACTGACCGCCGGTGAAAAATTCCATTATCGTCGTGGTTATCATTTTTGGATTAACCAAATCGTAAGGCATAATCTCTTCGGTATTACCCAGTGTCGTAAATTTATCCCTGATAGCCTTTTGCATTTTTACAAAGCCCAGGTGAAGCTCGTTTGCCAAAAGCTCGCCGATAGAGCGTATACGACGGTTGCCGAGATGATCGCGATCGTCAATATGTCCTTGCCCGTTTTTGACCTTTATCAAATATTTTGCCGTTTTTATAATGTCTTCATTGGTCAAAACCGTTACGTATTCAGGCACCTCAAGCGCTAGCTTGTGGTTCATTTTCATACGACCGACACCCGTCAAATCATATCTTTCAGGGTTAAAAAATAGATCGTTTACGAAAGCGCGAGCAGCGTCTTTAACAACCGGTTCGCCTGGACGCATAACTTTATAAATTCTTATTGCTGCAAGATCGTTTTCATCGTCGACGTTTTCGGTTTGACGTAGTAGTTTTAGCGTCTCGTTATCGGCGATAAACGAATTTATGATCGCATCATCCACGCCTGCAGCTAGGTCGTTTGCTATCTCGATACTCTCTTGATCAGCCAAAATTTTAACCAATTTATTTTCATCAAGCTGTGCAAGAGTATCATAAAGCACCTCGCCGCTGTTTTTGTCAATAACCGGGTGAGCCAAAAACCTATTTACCAAAATTTCAGTCGGATACTCGACAAATTTGACGCCGTCGGCAATAATCTTGTCGGCCTTTTTCTTGGTTAGTCTTTTGCCGGCCTCGTGCAAAACGTTGCCCTCTTCGTCTTTTATGTCGTATTCGACTCTACCCTGATAGTCATCCGGATTAAACGGAGTCAAAAATTTGTTATTTTTTATCGTTAGCGTTTGTATCGGATAAAATAGTTTAATAATATCTTGTTTTTTGTATCCAAGCGCTCTGAATAGGATAGTTACAGGTACTTTTCTGCGCTTGTTTATACGTACGTAAAGTACGTCTTTTGTGTCGTACTCAAAATATAGCCAGCTACCGCGATCAGGAATGATTTGAGCCGTATAAATAAGCTTATTTACGACCGTCGGGCTTTCTTCTTCTTTAAAGATAACGCCGGGACTTCTGTGAAGCTGATTAACCACGACGCGCTCGACGCCGTTAATAATAAACGAAATTCTATCCGTCATCAAAGGAATTTCGCGAACGAAAATTTCTTGCTCTTTTATATCTTTTATGCCGATCTTCTCACCTGTTTTTTCATCTCTTTCGTGAACGATCAACCTTATTTTCATTTTTAAATTTACAGAATAAGTAAGCCCGCGCTCCATGCACTCTCTGATCGTATATTTTGGTTTTCCGATTTCAGAGCTTACGTATTCCAAGCTTAAGCGGTTTTGCGGATCATGTATAGGAAATATTGATTTGAAAACTTTTTCTATACCGCTTTCGCCTTGATTTTTATCTACGTTTAAAAACTGGTCAAAACTCTTTTTTTGTAATTGTAGCAGGTTAGGAACATCAATCTCTTTGGTAACATTTGAAAAATCAACTCTAAGACGATTTCCTGAGTATAAACTATTTAGCATATTCTACCTCATGGTATAAGTTTGAAAGAAAGTAAATAACCGCACGTCTGCGGCATCTTTGTAAAAATTAAATAAGGAGGCGTCGCCTCCTTTGTAAAAATAAGTGAAATTATTTAAGTTCGACTTTAGCGCCAGCTTCTTCAAGCTCTTTTTTAGCTGCTTCAGCCTCGTCTTTGCTAACGCCCTCTTTGATAACAGAAGGAGTTTGCTCAACTGCGTCTTTAGCCTCTTTGAGGCCAAGGCCTGTAAGAGCGCGAACAACTTTAATAACGTTAATTTTCTTGTCGCCGCCGTCGACTAGAACAACGTTAAATTCTGTTTTCTCTTCAGCCGCATCGGCTGCGCCGCCTGCTGCTGCGCCGCCTGCTACCATTACCGGAGCAGCGCTTACGCCGAATTTCTCTTCAAATTCTTTTACTAGTTCGCTTAGCTCTAATACTGAAAGATTAGAGATAAATTCTAATACGTCCTCTTTAGTAATTGCCATTTTTTATCCTTTTATATTATGCTGATTTTTCTTTTTTTTCTTTAAGCGCATTTAGTCCAATAGTGAAATTTTGGATAGGCGCGTTCCAAACTTGCAAAAGCATCGCAAGCAACTCATCACGGCTAGGCATCTTAGATAGAGCCTTGACCTTCTCGACGCTTGCAACCTCGCCATCGATATGAGCGGTTTTGATTTTAAATAGCTCGCTATTTGTTTCTTCAAATTTAGCCGCAACTTTAGTAGCTGAAAGCTGATCGCCCCAGATAAATATATTCGTATCTTTCAAAACCATACCGGATTTTTCGATATTATTAAGAGCGATGTTTGCAAGAGTATTTTTTACGATTTGAACTTTTACGTTTAAAATTCTAGCCGCATCTCTCAAAGCCTCTAGCTTTTTAGTGCTAAGACCGCGATAATCGCAAACTATAATCGCTTCATTTTCTTTAAATTCGGCTTCAAGTTTGCTGATTATTTCAGATTTTTCGTTTCTCGTCATCTAGTTTTTCTCCTTTCCGACTAGTGATTTCAAGCAGAGCGGCATAAAAGCACGATTAAGCAAAAGCCTCTGCTATCTCCAATCTAAGATAAAAATTTATTAGCTAAAAATTAGCGTAGATCCATAAGCTCTTGAGTCTCAAGCAGAACAGAAGGGCTCATAGTTAATGATAAAGCGGCGCTCTTAATATATCTACCTTTTGCTGCCGCAGGTTTTTGTCTATTTACTGCCTTGATAAGGGTTGAAATATTATCGTTTAACTGCTCTTTTGAAAAGCTAACTTTACCAAGGCCGGCGTGTATATTTCCTTGCTTATCTACGCGGAAATTAACTTGACCACTTTTTGCGTTATTAACCGCCTGAGCTACATCCATAGTAACAGTGCCTGTTTTTGGGTTTGGCATAAGACCTTTTGGCCCCAAAATTCGTCCTACTTTACCAACCAAGCCCATTAAATTTGGAGTGGCAATAAGAACGTCAAAATTCATAATTCCCTTTTGGATATCTTCGACAAGTTCATCGCTACCGACTATATCAGCACCGGCAGCTTTTGCTTCGTCGGCTTTCGCATCCTTTGCTATAACTGCTACGCGAACGGTTTTGCCGGTTCCCGCAGGAAGGACAACTGAGCCTCTAACCATTTGATCTGCATGTCTTGGATCGACGTTAAGTTTTAATGCTATTTCGACTGTTTCGTCAAATTTAGCGCTTTTTAGTAATTTTACAGTATCGATAGCTTCTGCTAAAGAGTAAGTTTTAGTGGTATCAACTTTTTCAAGTAGCTTACCAAATCTTTTTGTAGTTTTTTTTGACATTAATTTCTCCGCATTTTTAAATTTTATGCTTCCACATTGCCAAATTTAAAACACACGCGTCATAAAATATTAACGCGTGTTTATAAATTTAACTTTAAAAAAATCCTTATGTGGTAAAAGGATTAATCTACTACCGTAATTCCTATTGAACGAGCTGAGCCAGCAATAATTTTAGCTGCTTGCTCTCTATCTTTAGTATTTAAGTCGGCAATTTTTTTCTCAACTATTTCAAGCACCTGAGCTTTTGTAAGCTTAGCTACTTTGTTTTTTAACGGATTATCCGAACCTTTTTCTATGCCTGCAGCTTTTTTAATCAAATCCGTAGCAGGCGGCTGTTTTGTGATAAATGTAAAGCTTCTATCTGCATAAACAGTAATAACAACTGGAACCCTAAAGCCAGCCATATCTTTTGTTCTTTCGTTAAATGCTTTACAAAATTCCATAATATTAACGCCTTGCTGACCAAGTGCCGGACCTACCGGAGGGCTTGGGTTTGCTTTTGCGGCAGCAATATGTAATTTAATTTCGCCTATAACTTTTTTAGCCATAAACTTCTCCTTATACTATCTTCTCGACTTGTGAATATAAAATCTCAACTGGAGTACTTCTGCCAAATATCGAAACATTTAGTCTTAGTTTTCCATGTATCATATCGTACTCTTCTACTATACCGGTAAAATTCGCGAAAGGTCCTTCTGTAATACGAACATTTTCTCCATTATCAAAGAAAATTTTTGGTTTAGGAGCAGCTCGCTTTTGGACTTTTTCTAAAATTAAATTTATATCTTTTTCGCTTAACGGCGTAGGTTTTTTTGCCTCGCCTATAAATCTACCGACCTTAGGAAGAGACTGAATTTTGTGCCAAAGAGCTGTATCCAAATCAAGATGCGCAAAAGCATATCCCGGATAAAGACTTCTTTCGTTTATTTTTTTCTTACCGTTTTTGATTTCTATTACATCTTCAGTAGGAACTATTATCTCTTTTAGTTGTTCTTCAATGTGATTATCTCTAACCAGATTTTCAATAGCTCTTTTTACACTCATTTCACTACCGGCATAAGTTTGAATTGCATACCATTTATGTGCCATAATTCAACCTTAAATCAGCTTTGAAAGAGAAAAAGACATAATTGCATCAACAAGAGCTAAAAAGAGCGAAACAATAGCCACTACGGCAAAAACTGTTATAAAAGCATTTCTTATTTGCTCTTTGACGGGAAAAATTACCTTTCCAATCTCAGCGCGAGAAAGCTTTATATAATTTATTATTTTTTCCATTTTTAACCTTTTGATGGCAGGGCAAGAGGGATTCGAACCCCCAACCATTGGATTTGGAATCCAGCGCTCTACCGTTGGAGCTATTGCCCTAGAAAGCCTTAGCTCTTTAACTTAACTTCTTTATGAACAGTATGTTTTTTTAATCTTGGGCAATATTTTTTTAGTTCTAATTTTTCAGTTGTTGTCTTGCTGTTTTTTACTGTAGTGTAATTTATATCACCTGATTCAGAACATTTAAGACCGACTTTTATTCTATTACCTTTTGCCATAAATTCCCTTCAAAAAAGCGGAGAAGAATCTCCGCTAAAAATTACAAATTAGTTTATGCTAGAATCTTAGAAACAACGCCTGAACCAACAGTTCTGCCGCCTTCGCGGATCGCAAAGCGAGTTCCCTCTTCAAGAGCAACTGGCGCAATAAGCTCAACAGTTATCTTTAAGTTGTCACCAGGC includes these proteins:
- the rplL gene encoding 50S ribosomal protein L7/L12 encodes the protein MAITKEDVLEFISNLSVLELSELVKEFEEKFGVSAAPVMVAGGAAAGGAADAAEEKTEFNVVLVDGGDKKINVIKVVRALTGLGLKEAKDAVEQTPSVIKEGVSKDEAEAAKKELEEAGAKVELK
- the nusG gene encoding transcription termination/antitermination protein NusG; amino-acid sequence: MMAHKWYAIQTYAGSEMSVKRAIENLVRDNHIEEQLKEIIVPTEDVIEIKNGKKKINERSLYPGYAFAHLDLDTALWHKIQSLPKVGRFIGEAKKPTPLSEKDINLILEKVQKRAAPKPKIFFDNGENVRITEGPFANFTGIVEEYDMIHGKLRLNVSIFGRSTPVEILYSQVEKIV
- the rplA gene encoding 50S ribosomal protein L1, with protein sequence MSKKTTKRFGKLLEKVDTTKTYSLAEAIDTVKLLKSAKFDETVEIALKLNVDPRHADQMVRGSVVLPAGTGKTVRVAVIAKDAKADEAKAAGADIVGSDELVEDIQKGIMNFDVLIATPNLMGLVGKVGRILGPKGLMPNPKTGTVTMDVAQAVNNAKSGQVNFRVDKQGNIHAGLGKVSFSKEQLNDNISTLIKAVNRQKPAAAKGRYIKSAALSLTMSPSVLLETQELMDLR
- the rpoB gene encoding DNA-directed RNA polymerase subunit beta — translated: MLNSLYSGNRLRVDFSNVTKEIDVPNLLQLQKKSFDQFLNVDKNQGESGIEKVFKSIFPIHDPQNRLSLEYVSSEIGKPKYTIRECMERGLTYSVNLKMKIRLIVHERDEKTGEKIGIKDIKEQEIFVREIPLMTDRISFIINGVERVVVNQLHRSPGVIFKEEESPTVVNKLIYTAQIIPDRGSWLYFEYDTKDVLYVRINKRRKVPVTILFRALGYKKQDIIKLFYPIQTLTIKNNKFLTPFNPDDYQGRVEYDIKDEEGNVLHEAGKRLTKKKADKIIADGVKFVEYPTEILVNRFLAHPVIDKNSGEVLYDTLAQLDENKLVKILADQESIEIANDLAAGVDDAIINSFIADNETLKLLRQTENVDDENDLAAIRIYKVMRPGEPVVKDAARAFVNDLFFNPERYDLTGVGRMKMNHKLALEVPEYVTVLTNEDIIKTAKYLIKVKNGQGHIDDRDHLGNRRIRSIGELLANELHLGFVKMQKAIRDKFTTLGNTEEIMPYDLVNPKMITTTIMEFFTGGQLSQFMDQTNPLSEVTHKRRLSALGEGGLVKDRAGFEVRDVHPTHYGRICPVETPEGQNIGLINTLSTYAKVNNLGFVEAPYKKVVDGKVTDEIVYLTATQEENLVIAPASTVLDESGYIVEDLIEARQDGEMILAKREDVKLIDLCSGMIAGVAASLIPFLEHDDANRALMGSNMQRQAVPLLRSSAPIVGTGMESTVARDAWEAIKARRAGVVEKVDNKNIFILGEDEAGPYIDHYSMEKNLRTNQNTTFSQHPIVKKGESVAAGQIIADGPSMERGELAIGKNALIAFMPWNGYNYEDAIVISEKMIREDAFTSVHIYEKEIEARELKDGVEEITKDIPNIKEEDLLHLDDSGIIKIGTQVKPGMILVGKVSPKGEVKPTPEERLLRAIFGEKAGHVVNKSLYATASMEGVVVDVKIFTKKGHEKDNRSNKVYEEEKAAFEKEHHDRLLMLDREEMLKVGALLCKTPLSSAQTIGKKTYKKGEKIDKEEFENINRFTLSAIVKGFSKDVQKSYDDIKNHFQNEKKKLKEEHDAKMEILEKDDILPSGVVKLVKVYIATKRKLKVGDKMAGRHGNKGIVSNIVPEVDMPYLPSGQPVDIVLNPLGVPSRMNIGQILESHLGLVGYRLGEQINQIFQEKKGEWIKELRAKMIEIASASKFMDAKKTLGKMSEEQLLDYARDWANGVKFATPIFEGVRVDELMKLFELAKIDMDGKTELYDGRTGSKIKERVNVGCMYMLKLHHLVDEKVHARSTGPYSLVTQQPVGGKALFGGQRFGEMEVWALEAYGAAHTLREMLTVKSDDVEGRLSAYKALTRGENVPETGIPETFFVLTNELKSLALDVEIYDEDENNE
- the rplJ gene encoding 50S ribosomal protein L10 gives rise to the protein MTRNEKSEIISKLEAEFKENEAIIVCDYRGLSTKKLEALRDAARILNVKVQIVKNTLANIALNNIEKSGMVLKDTNIFIWGDQLSATKVAAKFEETNSELFKIKTAHIDGEVASVEKVKALSKMPSRDELLAMLLQVWNAPIQNFTIGLNALKEKKEKSA
- the rpoC gene encoding DNA-directed RNA polymerase subunit beta', with product MSELKPIEIKEERRPRDFEAFQLRLASPERIKSWSHGEVKKPETINYRTLKPERDGLFCAKIFGPIRDYECLCGKYKKMRYKGIKCEKCGVEVTSSKVRRSRMGHIELVTPVAHIWYVNSLPSRIGTLLGIKMKDLERVLYYEAYIVESVGDAFYDTESSKKVEIFDVLNEEQYVSLASRFEESGFRARMGGEVIRDLLANIDLVELLNTLKDEISATNSEAKKKTIVKRLKVVESFLNSGNRPEWMMITNLPVLPPDLRPLVSLDGGKFAVSDVNDLYRRVINRNARLKRLMELDAPEIIIRNEKRMLQESVDALFDNGRRANAVKGANKRPLKSLSEIIKGKQGRFRQNLLGKRVDFSGRSVIVVGPKLRMDQCGLPKRMALELFKPHLLARLEEKGYATTVKQAKKMIEDKTNEVWECLEEVVKDHPVMLNRAPTLHKLSIQAFHPVLVEGKAIQLHPLVCAAFNADFDGDQMAVHVPLSQEAIAECKILMLSSMNILLPASGKAITVPSQDMVLGIYYLSLEKTDSKGANKIFASVDEVMIAEEAHCLEVHSKIKTMIDGKTLFTTAGRLIIRSILPDFVPENMWNRVMKKKDIANLVDYVYKNGGLEVTAGFLDKLKNLGFRYATKAGISISIADIIVPDSKQKYINEAKKKVREIQNQYGAGLLTDSERYNKIIDIWTDTNNVVAGEMMKLIQGDKGGFNSIYMMADSGARGSAAQIRQLAGMRGLMAKPDGSIIETPIISNFREGLNVLEYFNSTHGARKGLADTALKTANAGYLTRKLIDVAQNVKVTMHDCGTHEGVEITEITDNGELIESLEERILGRVLADDVIDPIANEVLFSEGTLIDEEKAKAITEAGIKSVSIRTPITCKAAKGVCAKCYGVNLGEGKLVKPGEAVGIISAQSIGEPGTQLTLRTFHIGGTASTEQQDYQVVAQKEGFIRYYNLNVYENGGKRIVANRRNSAVLLVEPKIKAPFDGKIEIEIAHEDVNIIVKGKKEEVKYTLRRGDLAKPNELAGVSGKVEGKIYIPYADGDIVKENESIAEVIKEGWNVPKRIPFASEIKVEDGEPIAKKILAGANGVLKFYILKGDYLERLRNIKKGHVVTEKGLFVVVADEDDREAVRYYIPRNSIIKANDSDIVDSKAVISEPESQEKTVIAEWDPYSTPIIAEAAGRVTYEDIEPGYSAAEQYDEATGQSRLVINEYLPSGIKPTIVISTDEGKMIRYQLEPKTAIFVANDEVVKQADILAKTPKAVAKSKDITGGLPRVSELFEARRPKNTAIIAEIDGTVRFEKPLRSKERIVIEADDGATAEYLIDKTRQIQVRDGEFIHAGEKLTDGLISSHDVLRVLGEKALHYYLISEIQQVYRSQGVAIADKHIEIIVSQMLRQVKIVDSGDTNFITGDMISRARFKEENERIMKIGGQPAIAEPILLGVTRAAIGSDSVISAASFQETTKVLTEASIAAKIDHLEDLKENVILGRMIPVGTGLYQDQKIKLKQN
- the rplK gene encoding 50S ribosomal protein L11, which encodes MAKKVIGEIKLHIAAAKANPSPPVGPALGQQGVNIMEFCKAFNERTKDMAGFRVPVVITVYADRSFTFITKQPPATDLIKKAAGIEKGSDNPLKNKVAKLTKAQVLEIVEKKIADLNTKDREQAAKIIAGSARSIGITVVD
- the secE gene encoding preprotein translocase subunit SecE, with the protein product MEKIINYIKLSRAEIGKVIFPVKEQIRNAFITVFAVVAIVSLFLALVDAIMSFSLSKLI
- the rpmG gene encoding 50S ribosomal protein L33, whose product is MAKGNRIKVGLKCSESGDINYTTVKNSKTTTEKLELKKYCPRLKKHTVHKEVKLKS